CGATTCAAGTGAAGCACATCTGTCCCTACTTCTATCGCTTTGAGAACCGGAATTTTCCCTTCCATGTTGACTAGCACTTGTTTGGTCGCCTCAATGGCTTCCGGTGAACGGTCTTTTAATTTAAAAAGCACTACATGAGTTAACATCGTCCATCATCCCCTTATGAATAAAAAGACATTCGCCTATCTGCGAATATCTTATTATAGCATTGCGGGTAAACAACCGGAATAGCTTCATGCTATTTTTGGAATGTGAGCTCCCTCCTAACAATTCGAATAATGTCACCGGGCTTAAGCGGATAAAGCTGATATGGAACCATGGCTTGACCGTTAAGAAAGGTACCATTCGTTGAGCCGAGATCTTGAACAGTGAACTCCTCGGCTTCTGAAGAAATCTCCGCATGTAATCTAGAAACCCCTGCCTCTTCAATAACATGATCCGCCTGGGCGTCGGGTCCGCTTCTACCGATGGTGAAGCCGCTCCCTTCAATCGGAACCGCCGTTTCAATGCCTTCCAGGACAGTCTCTAGTCTAGGCCCTTGGCTCTTGGGAAGAACACTGCCGAGAAAGACCGTTTTATTCGGCTGCGAAGCATGTAAAAGTGTCGTGTGCAGGTGCAGATTTTGATAATAGTGCTCCATGTCAGCAGAGGAAGTCTCTGGTTCTATTATTGGTAGCGGAGCTCGAACTGCGGTTTCTTGACTCGAACTATGCTTTGTAAATGTTGAGTTCAACGCTTTATGGAATCTTCCAGGCAGTTGCAAGCCGATATGCACCAAAACCAACCATATATCTCCCATTAGCAAAGTAATGCCGGCATATATTCGTAGCTTAGCTTCTTCCGGAGCCGAGGCATAATCCTGCCACATAAAGGCTGACGCAAGTACGAGAACTGCGAGTACAATCATTTTAGCCCGCTTAGATATTACCGGGGTTAATTCTTGAAATAGTGATAATTGCTCATCTTTATGCAAGAGCTCTGCCTTGTGAGATTGCAGGTCGTCTGATGAAAGCTGCTCTTTCCGCACATGTGTAGTTGAATGTTGTGAGAATTCATCCGCACTATGCCCCCGGGTTTTGCTTTCCTGTTCCGGTAAGATCTGATGCTGAGGTACCTTATTATGCATAGAATGGGGAGTCGAGCGAATCGGGCCAGGTAAGCTGTTCGATCTAAGATGTGACGGAGCTCCATGGGCGGGATCAAGTGGCTCGGATGTTCGATGTCGAAGCGGTTTGTCAGATGGATGAGCAGAATCCTGGACTTTAAAGTCCTGAAGGTGCGGCTGTGACCGTGCTTGGGGTTGTTTTTGTGATTGTGATTGTGTTTGTGTTTGTAACAGGTTTTGCGATCCGGATTGAGACTGTAGGTATGAAGGGGTTAGCGATCTAATTTGTACATGTGATTGATCATGAAAGTGTACTTGTATGTCTGTTTTTGACTGAATTTCAGTGTGGGAGTGCTCCGACTCCGGCTGTATGTCCGAATGCGATTTTGACCTCGAACTCAGTTTACCCTGCAATGTGGAATTCGGTAGATTGGGATGCGGCTGTTCCTGAGATGGGGATTTCCGTGATTTCGTTTGCAGTTGTTTCTGGGACATTGAAGATTTGGTTTTTGCAAAATCCTCCACAACACCGCTATTCTGACGGATAGGTTGATAATTTCGATCAACAGGACCCGCTTCATCCATGATTTGAAGAAGAGCGGCTTTATAAACAGGTATCTCCCTCTGGTCTGATAAACATGTATGCAATGCTTCCATTTCGGGATTATCCACAAATCCCCATTTAGCTAACAGCTCCTGAAAAAGCTTGTGTACTTGGGCCCGAATATCATTCGGCTCACTGAGCTCATGCAGTGGCACATAGGTCAGATACACATCGGACCAATCGTTTCCAATAAAAATAAAGTTATCTTTCAGAATAAAATGATCTTCGTTCAACATATAATTCTTGCTGTCATCTATCGCACAAATGATGGAATACGCGAGCTTCAACAACTCTCTTGGGCCCGTGTCCTCTGTTTTCAAGACATGGGACAGCATTCTTTTGCCGGAAACCTGATACAGCAGACTGATCTTAAAATCCATCTCATGAACATCCAGCGGCAGCAGACGCGGTATACAGTTGGATTCCAGCATTCGGAGCTGCAGAGCGGATAATTCCTCCTGAGCGATTCCTCCATCACGGTGAAGCTCCATATAATGTCCATGACGGTAAACAAAATCATAACGCAAGCCGAAAATAACCTGCACAATGGTCCTCCTTCCCAATTAAGGAATTAATGCATAGTACCATGCCGTACAAACACCGGGAACGACTGCGTACATAAACGGAAATTTTAGATTAGGCTGTTGTTTTAATCGCAGCAATGTTTGCAGATCTCTGTTCATAGTAATGGTAAACAACCAATTCGCGATTCGACTTCCCGTCGTCAAAAGCTTTTTGCGGATCAACAGCAGCAAGAGGCCGATGATGCCTGCAAAAAGGATGGAATACAGCAAGCACTGGATGACAAATAAAGCCCCCGTCAGAGCGCCTATCGCAGCAAACAGCTTAACATCTCCCGCTCCTAAAGCTCCTATGAGATGCAGCAGCAGAAGCATTCCGAAGCCAACAACAGCTCCAATTACCGCTTGAAATAATCCTTCCATTCCACTTTCGAGCGATTGAAGGAGTACGCCTGCGAGCGTACCTCCCAGGGTCAGCCAATTCGGCAGTATGGATCTCCAAGCATCCGTGAAAAATGCAATCGCAATGAATATCAGCAATACATATTGGATCAAATCAAATCTCCTTTTCCTAAGCGCCTACCCAAGCACGCTCAAGCGCTTTTTTCCGAAGCTTGATAGTATGACTGATAAATGGGAGACGCAGCTTGTAATCAACCTCTGCTTCCAGACTAAAATAAGCGTTTCCACCCGGCTGCAAGCTTGGTAAAGTCACAGAAATCACCTTGAACTGGCCCCGCTCAATGGTCCTGCTATCACAGAAGGCATACACAATTGGAGTCAATGCAGCATAGACGCGCGGCTTCACAGTCTCATCTAGGAAATGGTCGATATTTCCTTGGATGCTCTCCTCGCCGTCTTGTCGTAATTCTTTTTCCCAACTCATGAGATCCAGCAGCGAATCGGGAATATAGGCGGCATATTCGTCAGCCAGATCTTCAGCGCCGATCACCTTATCACGGGCATTCTGGGCTTGTTCGATCGCAGAGCCGATCACATTCGAAGCTGCACTTTGATCATAATGCGACTTCGCTTCCTGCATGAGCAGTCTGACCGGATATAGCTGGCCGGCAATTGTCTTGGTTGCTTCCGAAACCCCCGCTTGCAGCGCCATCTCCATCACAGCAATTTGAATACAAACAATTAACCCTACAACAAAAGTGAGAAATACGGGAAGCAGCAGCGCCGCTTCCAATACAATTCCGCCTTGCTGTTGCTTGAACCATCTTATCAGCATTCGTAATCCTCCCGGCTTCCCTCACAACCTCGCAGCTTCAATAAGCCCAAACGGCCGTACTCGCCATACGGCACCTGTTATGTTCAACAGTACAGCCAAGCAATCCCGTTCCTTCCATCACCTTCATTAGCTGCGGCACAAACCAAAGCCTAATGCTGCTTGCAGCGTTTCCTTGCATGTATGTGGTCTCTTGAACGAGATCTTTACCTGTATTCAGCTCGATCAAAGCCTGCATACGAGCCATGAGCTTCGTATCATTGCTGTGCAGCAAAAGAAATATCCGTAGATAATCCTTATAGGTGAGCTTAATCGCCGAAGAAGCAATTTTGGAAGAAAGCTCTACGGCTTCTCCTTTCACCAATTGATTCATGTCGATGAATGCTTTAGCAGCCCCTTCTGCCGCAGCGGCAAGCAGGACTAGCAGCGGAGAGCCGACATTCAGCAGCTCCTTCTTCGGGTCGAGCAGCGCCTCCAAAGTACGAATGGCCAGTCGGAACGAAAACATTTCCGCATAGGCGGAAGAGATGTTAGCCCCGCATGAAGAAAATCCATAGATCAAATACTCGGCTTCCTGTCCTTGCAAGGAGTGAGTGGACGGGTTCGTGAGTTCATGGGAAGCCTTGGGCTGACCTGACTCATCCTTTTCCAAGCCGTAGGTTCGGTAATTAAACTTGCTCAAAGCAAATTCATTCACATACAATTCATCGCGCAGCTCTGCGGCGGCATGATTGAACGCATCCAGCATATCCATCGCCTTCAGGCTGACTTTATCGGACTTCTCCATATCGTAGGCAACCTCATTGCCCGTACCCGGATCTTGGGCATTGGCTTGCCGATATTTTTGAAAGTATCCGGTACTGGCAGCCGAAGGATCCCCGGAGTCCCCTTGCAGCTTCCGATACAGCTCCGCATCAGCAGATGATTGGCTTAGTATCGTGCAAGCTCCTATTGACTGCTTGGCTTGATCCAGGACCTGCTGGATTTTATTCTTTTGCTCGCGTTTGCTTGCTGTAATCTCATCCCTCTTCTGCATACGCGCCGTCTCGACGGCATGCTGTTTGGCATAAAATTCATCTGCGGCTCTCCAGTAAGCTTCGTTCGCCTGATTAGCACGATCGGTATGCTCCTGCGTATACAAATAGACCGAATCTACAATGCCTTCGAATGCCGAGAATAAAGCCGTTATACTGGCTGCAGCCGTCTGATAGTTGTAGAAATAATCGTCCCCTAGCACAGCCACACTTTGAAAAGACTTATATGATTCTGCTTTATCCCCCGCTTGACCGGTCATCGTCCCCAGCTTGTCGCGGATCCTAGCATTAATCTCCTTGGCTCTCTTAATTTCGGGCTCCATCTGCTGCTGCAACTGCCTCAAAACATTACCGTTAGCAGGAACCTCCAGCTTCGTTGCTGCAACCAATGCCGCATACTTGACAATGTTATCCAGAAGCTGCTTCCATGCAGCCTGCTGCTCCGATAAGGCTCTCATCTGTCCTTGGAGATTGCTTCTGGATTCCATGATCGATTGTACACTGCGCCAATCCGCGGCCCCAGCTGCAGCCATTGCCGCAAGACTCATATCCAAATTCCGGATTGAATCCGATATTGACTTGAGTTGATTTTGTACATTAGTAAGCTCGCTTCTCACTTCATCAGCCGTATGGATACCAATTTGGTCAGCTAAGCTGTTCAGCTCGGTGATCCGTCCTTGATAGTAGGTATGATAAGTTGTCGCGTTGGCATGCATCTCTTCCATGAGGCTCCAGGCTTGATCCAACGCTTCATCTCTGTCCTCTAGTAGTTGTTCAAGTTCTTCAGCTTCTTTAGAAAATTGCGTGCCTTGCTGAAAAGCCGGTGCTGTCCCCGTCTTTTTAAATTTGTCAGTGATTTCCAAAGCAAACTCTATAGGCGCTTTGATTTTCATGTCCTCCAGAATCTGCTTCTCAAAAATGACGTGACTGGCTAACGAGTACACAGGTGTCATACGCTGGCTATCTTCTGCAGGAAGCTGGTCCAGATAATGAAATCCTCCAGGAGTGACGCTACCTGACAGATTCCCCTGGAAGACCTCGCTGAAAATCTGCTCAGCCTGCGGCTGCTCAACTCCCAACCCATACAACCCCCAAACCTGCAGATCAGGGTCGAAAGCCGACATGACGGAGCGTACAGCCGCTTGTACGGCAGCATCATTTTCTCTTTCCGCCAGCTTAATTCTGGCAAAATCAATGAGCACTGCCTGAAAAAAGAAAATCGGCACTATAATCAAGATCAAATAGACGGAAACAGCACCTTGTTTGGATCTCCACAGATTTCGTAATTGGCTCCGCCTTCTCAGGAAGCTCCCTCCTTTCTAGTTGTGTACGACCACAACGATGCCCTGCTGCTCCAGTTTGTTTCGAAGCGATTCGGAGGGAACGCCTCTGCCTCCCGCACTCTTTTTAAAGAAATGCCAGACCACTCCCTTAACTCGTGTTCCTTCTTGCAAAAGCTCAGCGTCCTTGGGCATTTGTTCAGCTAATAGCTGGGCTTCCGTGAACGTATAAAAAGCTTGATGTGCAATACCTCGTGAATCTAAAGCATCAATGGTTCTGCTTTTACCTGAAGGAGTGGTCAGCACTTGGGAAGCACCGCCGACCAACGATTGTAAATAAATCGAAGCTTCGCGTTCCGAGCGTATGGTAACACTCGCAGCTGAACCGTTTGCAGTCGATGGTTCTTGAAGCGCAGCTTTCGCCTCTTCCGGCGAGATTCGACCTTTCACAAATTTCAGATACGTCCGTGTAATATCCGTTAGACGAATGAGCTCAACCGGGTCAATAACATGCGACATCGCTCTGCCAGTAACCTGATCGGTTTGAAACAATCGGGACACATACGGCGGCATGGACATGGGGCGCACGAGTTCAACTTCAACCTGATGATCGGCTATATAGTTCGTATACCGGGCAGAGCCTGTTACTCCTATTGGTAGTAAATCCGATGCTTTAGCGAGCTTGCTTTCCACAAGTCCGCTTGTTTCACCGGTATTTGCAGGAAGCTTGACCTCAGCAGGGGAAGCCGAGAACAGCATGCCAAATAAGTCCGTGATACTGTCTTGTGTTAAGCGCCAATAGAGTCCGTCGGATTCTGCGGGATCAAATGCACCTGTTATTAAATCCTTTCGGCTGTTATCCCAAGTGAATGACAGGCGTTCGGCCGCTGAGCGGGCAATCTGCTGAATCACTACCCTCTGGTACACGAACACACCTAGTAAGATCAACGCTAAGGTACATATCATTACGACAGGCATCACGAGAGATGCTTCCAGGGTAAAGCTGCCTTGGTTCCCTCGGCATAGCTTGACTCTCATTCGCTTATGGGGAGCAGGACGTGGTCGGGCTTGGCGCACACGGAGTTACGGTACTGTCATTCGTTAGATTCGTATTTGCGTCGCCGATTAACTTTTGAAACCAAGAAACGATCCACTTTCTGAATATGATGGCTACCGCAACTAGAACGGCAACAATCAACAAAATTTCCAATGTGCCTAGTCCTTCTTCATCCTTCCAAAATGCTTGCAGCCACGTTGTTACTTGTTTCATAAACGCTTCCTCCAGTTCATCCATATATTTATTGTTGATCTTACATCATTGCTTCATGATCATAAGGGCGGGAGACGCAACAATGACCATCACCACGACGAAAATGAGCACCATCGGAAACACCAGCTTGGATGATGCCTCTTCTCCTAATGTCCGGGACACGGCTTTACGCCGCTGCCACAGCTCTAGTGAGAGAGCTTGAAGTGCCATAGCGAAGTCATTACCGCCCCGTTTGTAGTTCAGTAAGAGCGCAGAGGTGAACAACGAGATTTCATGAAGCGCACACCTTTTGCTAAAATCCTCCATGACCTTTGGGAATGAAAGGTTCATTTCCAGCCCGCGAACGGCGGTACTCAACTCTTTGAAAAGGGGCGTTTCTGGCCTATTCTTTCGTGCTTCCACACAGCGAATCCACGCTTTTCCAACCGTTTCTCCGGCATTGACGAGCAGAACGATGGTATTTAGTACCTCCGGAAGCTCCATGATCATCAATTGCTGTTTTTTGCGAATTTTCACATCTAGGTCCCTCACCATCAGCATAGGTACGATCCCAGTCGTTAGGAGCCCCATGGCAAACAGGCTGGCTTCCTGGCCGGCAGCTGCCGCAAGTATGGTGAAGAACATTAAGCTCAGGAATGCTGCCGAGACCAGCTCAGCAGTAAATATCTTGGACCCGTGAAGCGAATAGCCTCTTCCATAAAGTGTCAGCAACTTATGGTGCACCTTGGATGTAAAGTCCGGCATCCGCTCCAGGATATTAAAAACATCTACGAGCAGTAAACTGCAAGGCAGCATCCATCTAAGCTGAAACGGATAAGTCTGTTCCTTCAAAAATACGGCGTACCTCCTTCTTCCTACTAAGAACAAGGCAATACCTATACTTGCTTCTATTCCTGCTAATATCGTGATCCACATGCAGCTTTCGCCCCTACACCTTGATATCCATAATTTTTTGAGTCAACCAATAGCAAACGGCCAGCACCGCGATACTCGCGCTCATGATCAGCTTCCCAGCGCCTTGATAAAGAGGCTCCATGTAGTCCGGCGAGCTGAATGCCAGTACGGCAACAATCATGACCGGTGCGAAAAGCAGTACTTTGGATTCAAATTTTTTCTGCGCTACCATCACGGCGATGTCTTGAGTAATGTCCAGCTTTTCTCCGATAACCGACGCCGTTCGCTTCATGACTTCAATTAAATTGCCGCCGGTTCGCTTGCAGGTCAGCAGCACATCCGCGAAGTTCTGGATATCCTCGATATGACTGCGCTCAGCAAAGCTGTACAGCGCCGTTTCAATCGGTTCTCCATTCTCAACTCTTCTGCAAAGGATACTGAATTCCACAACAATCAAACACGAAGGATCCGGATACAGCACGCGAAGATCCTCTAACGCTTCTTTGAACGCAGATTCAATGGACTTGCCGGCAGTCATGGCCGAAGATAAACAGCTTAATGCCTGTTTAAACTGGACATTCAGCTTGTTTTTCCGCCCACGTATCAATTGCTTTCTACGAATACGAGGAAATAGGAATCCGATTGCGCTAATAAGCAAGGACATCATCAGACTTTTGTAAAAGATGAAGCCTACACACATGGCAGGGAGGCCCAGCATACAAATGGCCAGCAGCTTCTGTTTCTTCGTAAGTTCGTATTCATTGTAGTCCGTCAAGCCGTCCATTAAAGTTCGCTTAACATCGGTAGAATTAACCATTCGAGCGGATGATTTGGGTTGAGTCCATCGTGCAGATGGGTTATGATGCGAGGAATTTACGGACAGGTCATCTGACCTACTCTTCCTCTTATCTCTCCAATACAGCAGTGAAAATACCGCAAAGACAACTAGCAGCACCAGCCCAATCAGCTTCATCAGCCGACCTCCTTTACCTGCTTCATCCACTCCGGAAGCTTCTTACCGGCCATGTGAATTTTGTGCATATTCTGAACGGGGTTGCCCGTATACACGAGCCTTCCTGACACCTCACCGGTAACCTGTTCCCCGGTTTCTTCAAACATAAACAGCGGGTTAAGCTGTACCTCGCCACCTATTACACCCAGTACTTCACGGATCTCCGTCACCTTCCGAGTGCGATCTCTCATTCTACTCACATGAACCATGACATCCAGTGCCGATGCGATTTGTTTACGTATGACTTCTACGGGGAGCACTGTCCCGCTTAAAACCATCGTTTCGAGCCTGCTTAGCATGTCTGCAGATGAGTTTGAATGCCCTGTTGAAATAGACCCATCATGCCCGGTATTCATGGCAGCTAACATATCTAAAGCTTCAGCTCCGCGCACCTCTCCGACAATGATGCGATTCGGGCGCATCCGCAGGGATGAACGTATGAGATCACGGATTGTAATTTCTCCTTTCCCTTCAGAATTGGCATTTCTTGTTTCTAAGCTGACCAGATTGGGTACAGTTCGGATCTGCAGCTCTGCTGAATCCTCAATCGTAATGATGCGTTCATCTGCAGGAATCCAGGCACTAAGCGCATTGAGAAACGTGGTCTTGCCTGAGCCGGTCCCTCCCCCTATGAATAGGTTAAAACCGCATTCCACGAGCGTTTTCAGAAATTCGGCGGCTTCTTCCGTGAGACTTTGCTTTTCAACCAAATCGGCCATCGTGAGTGCACGCTCAGGAAATTTTCGAATCGTCAGTACCGGACCGCATAATGAAGCCGGAGGAAGCACCACATTCACACGAGAGCCATCCTGCAATCTGGCGTCTACAATCGGGGAAC
This genomic window from Paenibacillus hexagrammi contains:
- a CDS encoding DUF6382 domain-containing protein — protein: MQVIFGLRYDFVYRHGHYMELHRDGGIAQEELSALQLRMLESNCIPRLLPLDVHEMDFKISLLYQVSGKRMLSHVLKTEDTGPRELLKLAYSIICAIDDSKNYMLNEDHFILKDNFIFIGNDWSDVYLTYVPLHELSEPNDIRAQVHKLFQELLAKWGFVDNPEMEALHTCLSDQREIPVYKAALLQIMDEAGPVDRNYQPIRQNSGVVEDFAKTKSSMSQKQLQTKSRKSPSQEQPHPNLPNSTLQGKLSSRSKSHSDIQPESEHSHTEIQSKTDIQVHFHDQSHVQIRSLTPSYLQSQSGSQNLLQTQTQSQSQKQPQARSQPHLQDFKVQDSAHPSDKPLRHRTSEPLDPAHGAPSHLRSNSLPGPIRSTPHSMHNKVPQHQILPEQESKTRGHSADEFSQHSTTHVRKEQLSSDDLQSHKAELLHKDEQLSLFQELTPVISKRAKMIVLAVLVLASAFMWQDYASAPEEAKLRIYAGITLLMGDIWLVLVHIGLQLPGRFHKALNSTFTKHSSSQETAVRAPLPIIEPETSSADMEHYYQNLHLHTTLLHASQPNKTVFLGSVLPKSQGPRLETVLEGIETAVPIEGSGFTIGRSGPDAQADHVIEEAGVSRLHAEISSEAEEFTVQDLGSTNGTFLNGQAMVPYQLYPLKPGDIIRIVRRELTFQK
- a CDS encoding type II secretion system F family protein yields the protein MKLIGLVLLVVFAVFSLLYWRDKRKSRSDDLSVNSSHHNPSARWTQPKSSARMVNSTDVKRTLMDGLTDYNEYELTKKQKLLAICMLGLPAMCVGFIFYKSLMMSLLISAIGFLFPRIRRKQLIRGRKNKLNVQFKQALSCLSSAMTAGKSIESAFKEALEDLRVLYPDPSCLIVVEFSILCRRVENGEPIETALYSFAERSHIEDIQNFADVLLTCKRTGGNLIEVMKRTASVIGEKLDITQDIAVMVAQKKFESKVLLFAPVMIVAVLAFSSPDYMEPLYQGAGKLIMSASIAVLAVCYWLTQKIMDIKV
- a CDS encoding TadE/TadG family type IV pilus assembly protein, with translation MLIRWFKQQQGGIVLEAALLLPVFLTFVVGLIVCIQIAVMEMALQAGVSEATKTIAGQLYPVRLLMQEAKSHYDQSAASNVIGSAIEQAQNARDKVIGAEDLADEYAAYIPDSLLDLMSWEKELRQDGEESIQGNIDHFLDETVKPRVYAALTPIVYAFCDSRTIERGQFKVISVTLPSLQPGGNAYFSLEAEVDYKLRLPFISHTIKLRKKALERAWVGA
- a CDS encoding Flp1 family type IVb pilin, producing the protein MKQVTTWLQAFWKDEEGLGTLEILLIVAVLVAVAIIFRKWIVSWFQKLIGDANTNLTNDSTVTPCAPSPTTSCSP
- a CDS encoding type II secretion system F family protein translates to MWITILAGIEASIGIALFLVGRRRYAVFLKEQTYPFQLRWMLPCSLLLVDVFNILERMPDFTSKVHHKLLTLYGRGYSLHGSKIFTAELVSAAFLSLMFFTILAAAAGQEASLFAMGLLTTGIVPMLMVRDLDVKIRKKQQLMIMELPEVLNTIVLLVNAGETVGKAWIRCVEARKNRPETPLFKELSTAVRGLEMNLSFPKVMEDFSKRCALHEISLFTSALLLNYKRGGNDFAMALQALSLELWQRRKAVSRTLGEEASSKLVFPMVLIFVVVMVIVASPALMIMKQ
- a CDS encoding Dabb family protein yields the protein MLTHVVLFKLKDRSPEAIEATKQVLVNMEGKIPVLKAIEVGTDVLHLNRSFDIALITRFDSTEDLKIYDTHPVHEEVKAHMKQVLDGTSVCVDFES
- a CDS encoding prepilin peptidase — translated: MIQYVLLIFIAIAFFTDAWRSILPNWLTLGGTLAGVLLQSLESGMEGLFQAVIGAVVGFGMLLLLHLIGALGAGDVKLFAAIGALTGALFVIQCLLYSILFAGIIGLLLLLIRKKLLTTGSRIANWLFTITMNRDLQTLLRLKQQPNLKFPFMYAVVPGVCTAWYYALIP